A window of Planktothrix sp. FACHB-1365 contains these coding sequences:
- a CDS encoding CHAT domain-containing tetratricopeptide repeat protein: MTPEQKKAEADRLLIQGVEEYYRSQYRQALQSSQQALTIYREIGDRGGEGSALGNLGIAYCSLGQYQQAIDYHQQGLTIAREIGDRHGEGSDLGSLGNAYSSLGQYQLAIEYYQQGLTIAREIGDRHGEGNALGNLGIAYRFLGQYQQAIDYYQQALTIAREIGDRRGEGTALGNLGIAYCSLGQYQQAIDYHQQGLTIAREIGDRHGEGSDLGSLGNAYSSLGQYQLAIEYYQQGLTIAREIGDRHGEGNALGNLGNAYDNLGQYQPAIDYYQQYLTIAREIGDRHGEGNALGNLGNAYDDLGQYQLAIEYYQQHLTIAREIGDRSGEFSGLNNLALTYKNLQQIPQALETWQSALALSSPLKFPVQYLSIGRNLGYTAFEVENWQLAITGYEAALDALEELCHRDPSDANKQQRRSENVRVYERLVQAYLHQNQIDKALITLERGKSRSLIELLVNRDLLPKNTPPEICQRLEQLRRELSANQRFIESLGGDIPTSGIDPDSPQSRSAGGVNLPIDSINQIRETLVQQKQELNQVLEQIKIFDPTFEYTQRVQRINSSEILALLPEKTALVEWFVASERIYAFIVWSDPPQPPLEKGEKDDQSSFRADYWQSKPEAVTAVVELRDRYLETYNSKTDIWENQLEPFLEELAEILNINEILSKIPSTCQRLILVPYRELHLFPLHALPVAKENGKTLCLFDQFSKGVQYLPSLQMGLMSLKNTELREKNPDYAVNNIQLFAIQNPTKDLTFAELEVDAIASQFTANILSREKATKIALTQPPNSDLFRDANYLHFACHGSFNFEFPLLSHLILAGGIVEVFESSDRQTQEKLDPPETVRYLPWRKGKQVDTNQCYTLREIFSLYFPKGELVTLSACETGLTQFDQTLEEYISLPSGFLFAGVKNVICSLWRVSDLSTAILMIKFYELFRSEKSVSLALNQAQSWLRTVDKENLLKWLDALKLKPEPKQKLRQQLNLGLRSSTYQPFKEAYYWAGFCAIGT, from the coding sequence ATGACCCCAGAACAGAAAAAAGCTGAAGCGGATCGCTTATTGATTCAAGGAGTTGAGGAATATTATCGTAGTCAATATCGCCAAGCGTTACAATCATCGCAGCAAGCTTTAACGATTTATCGGGAAATCGGAGATCGTGGGGGGGAAGGCTCTGCTCTGGGCAATTTGGGCATTGCTTACTGTTCTTTGGGACAATATCAACAAGCTATCGACTATCATCAGCAGGGTTTAACCATTGCACGGGAAATCGGAGATCGTCACGGAGAAGGCAGTGATCTGGGCAGTTTGGGCAATGCTTACAGTTCATTGGGGCAGTATCAACTGGCTATCGAGTATTATCAGCAGGGTTTAACCATTGCACGGGAAATCGGAGATCGTCACGGAGAAGGCAATGCTCTGGGCAATTTGGGCATTGCTTACCGTTTCTTGGGACAATATCAACAAGCTATCGACTATTATCAGCAGGCTTTAACCATTGCACGGGAAATCGGAGATCGTCGGGGAGAAGGCACTGCTCTGGGCAATTTGGGCATTGCTTACTGTTCCTTGGGACAATATCAACAAGCTATCGACTATCATCAGCAGGGTTTAACCATTGCACGGGAAATCGGAGATCGTCACGGAGAAGGCAGTGATCTGGGCAGTTTGGGCAATGCTTACAGTTCATTGGGGCAGTATCAACTGGCTATCGAGTATTATCAGCAGGGTTTAACCATTGCACGGGAAATCGGAGATCGTCACGGAGAAGGCAATGCTCTGGGCAATTTGGGCAATGCTTACGATAACTTGGGACAGTATCAACCAGCCATCGACTATTATCAGCAGTATTTAACCATTGCACGGGAAATCGGAGATCGTCACGGAGAAGGCAATGCTCTGGGCAATTTGGGCAATGCTTACGATGACTTGGGACAATATCAACTAGCTATCGAGTATTATCAGCAGCATTTAACCATTGCACGGGAAATCGGAGATCGTAGCGGAGAATTTTCTGGTCTGAATAACTTGGCATTGACCTACAAAAACCTGCAACAAATCCCCCAAGCCTTGGAAACCTGGCAATCTGCCTTAGCTTTATCTTCTCCCCTGAAGTTTCCGGTACAATATTTATCGATCGGGCGTAATTTGGGCTATACTGCCTTTGAGGTGGAAAACTGGCAACTGGCTATTACGGGCTATGAAGCCGCCCTGGATGCTTTAGAAGAACTCTGTCACCGCGACCCCTCCGATGCCAATAAACAACAGCGACGGTCTGAGAATGTTAGAGTTTATGAACGCCTTGTCCAAGCTTATCTGCATCAGAACCAGATCGATAAAGCCTTAATAACCCTGGAGCGCGGCAAGTCTCGCAGTTTAATTGAACTCTTGGTTAACCGGGATTTATTGCCGAAAAATACCCCACCAGAGATTTGTCAACGGTTAGAACAGTTGCGTCGGGAACTTTCTGCCAATCAACGGTTTATCGAATCTTTGGGCGGCGATATTCCTACTTCTGGTATTGATCCAGATTCTCCTCAAAGTCGAAGTGCGGGTGGTGTTAATCTTCCGATTGATTCTATTAATCAAATTCGGGAAACTTTGGTTCAGCAAAAGCAGGAATTAAATCAAGTTTTAGAACAGATTAAAATTTTTGATCCCACCTTTGAATATACCCAACGGGTGCAACGGATTAATAGTTCAGAAATTCTGGCATTATTACCAGAGAAAACGGCGTTAGTGGAATGGTTTGTTGCGTCGGAAAGGATTTATGCGTTTATAGTTTGGTCTGATCCCCCCCAACCCCCCTTAGAAAAGGGGGAGAAGGATGATCAATCAAGTTTTCGCGCTGATTATTGGCAATCAAAACCGGAAGCGGTGACGGCAGTGGTGGAATTGCGCGATCGCTATTTAGAAACCTATAATAGCAAAACCGACATCTGGGAAAATCAGTTAGAACCGTTTTTAGAAGAATTAGCCGAAATTCTGAATATTAATGAGATTTTGAGCAAAATTCCCTCCACTTGTCAACGGTTAATCTTAGTTCCCTATCGAGAATTACATTTATTTCCTCTCCATGCTTTACCCGTTGCTAAAGAGAACGGCAAAACCCTCTGTTTGTTTGATCAATTTTCTAAAGGAGTGCAATATTTACCGAGTCTGCAAATGGGGTTAATGTCGTTAAAAAATACTGAATTGCGAGAGAAAAATCCAGACTATGCTGTTAACAATATTCAATTATTTGCAATTCAAAATCCAACAAAAGACTTAACCTTTGCAGAATTAGAAGTCGATGCGATCGCCTCTCAATTTACTGCTAATATTTTATCGCGTGAAAAAGCAACTAAAATCGCCCTAACTCAACCCCCCAATAGTGACCTGTTTAGAGATGCTAATTATCTCCACTTTGCTTGTCACGGGTCGTTTAACTTTGAATTTCCGTTATTATCCCATTTAATTTTAGCAGGGGGAATTGTGGAAGTATTTGAATCAAGCGATCGCCAAACTCAAGAAAAATTAGACCCTCCAGAAACCGTGCGTTATCTTCCTTGGAGAAAAGGTAAACAAGTCGATACCAATCAATGTTACACCCTCCGCGAAATCTTTAGTTTATATTTCCCAAAAGGGGAACTGGTGACATTATCCGCCTGTGAAACGGGGTTAACACAATTCGATCAGACTTTAGAAGAATATATTAGTCTTCCCAGTGGGTTTCTGTTCGCGGGGGTTAAAAATGTGATTTGTAGTTTATGGCGAGTCAGTGATTTATCAACGGCGATTTTAATGATTAAGTTTTATGAACTATTTCGATCTGAAAAGTCCGTGAGTTTAGCCTTAAATCAAGCCCAAAGCTGGTTAAGAACCGTTGATAAAGAAAACCTGCTAAAATGGTTGGATGCGCTAAAATTAAAACCAGAACCCAAACAAAAACTCCGTCAACAGCTAAACTTAGGGTTGCGTTCATCAACCTATCAACCTTTTAAAGAAGCGTATTATTGGGCAGGTTTTTGTGCCATTGGAACATAG